In Lonchura striata isolate bLonStr1 chromosome 2, bLonStr1.mat, whole genome shotgun sequence, a single genomic region encodes these proteins:
- the CRYAA gene encoding alpha-crystallin A chain — protein sequence MDITIQHPWFKRALGPLIPSRLFDQFFGEGLLEYDLLPLFSSTISPYYRQSLFRSVLESGISEVRSDRDKFTIMLDVKHFSPEDLSVKIIDDFVEIHGKHSERQDDHGYISREFHRRYRLPANVDQAAITCSLSNDGMLTFSGPKVPSNMEASHSERPIPVSREEKPTSAPSS from the exons atggacATTACCATCCAGCACCCCTGGTTCAAGCGTGCTCTGGGACCCCTCATTCCAAGCCGTTTGTTCGACCAGTTTTTTGGAGAGGGTCTCCTTGAGTATGACCTCCTGCCTTTGTTCTCGTCCACTATCAGCCCCTACTACAGGCAGTCCCTCTTCCGCAGCGTGCTGGAGTCGGGCATTTCAGAG GTGAGGTCTGATCGGGACAAGTTCACAATCATGCTGGATGTAAAACACTTCTCTCCCGAAGACTTGAGCGTGAAGATTATTGATGACTTTGTGGAAATCCATGGCAAGCACAGTGAAAGGCAG GACGACCATGGCTACATCTCCCGGGAATTCCACCGCCGGTACCGCCTGCCCGCCAACGTGGACCAGGCCGCCATCACCTGCTCGCTGTCCAACGATGGCATGCTGACCTTCTCGGGCCCCAAGGTCCCCTCCAACATGGAGGCCAGCCACAGCGAGAggcccatccccgtgtcccgcGAGGAGAAGCCCACCTCCGCGCCCTCCTCCTGA